The nucleotide window ATCAATGACTTACGGAGTGAGTCATTGATTTGGGCGCCCCGCGCGGGGCGCGTTGATGACTTTTTGCGAAGTCATCATCGGTTGATATGAAGAAAAAATTTTATAAGCGTTTTTCCGACAAACTTTTACGCAGCGTGTCAGGGTTTCCCGACACGCTGCTAGCATGTCGGCAATAAGGCCGGGCCCTTCATCAAGGACGTGCTTTAAGATAATGACCATTGACCGCCCCGGGCTGACTACCCCCGGCCAGGAAGGGATCCAACCAGTTTTTCACCCAGTTCCCTGCACTGGGCCAGGTCCTTCCCGGTGGGCACCAGCTGCACCTTGATACCTTCCACCGGGATCTTGAACTTGAGGGCCTTGAGCCGATCCTCCATGAACCCGACCGCCTCCCCGCTCCACCCGAAGGAACCGAAGGCACATGCCAACTTGCCGCGGACCTTGATTGTGGCAAGGGATGTCAGGAGATCCCAGACAGGCTTTACAGCATCGCCGTTGATGGTCAGAGAGCCGACCGCAAGGGCGTCTGCCCGCTCCACCTCATCCAGGATGGAACCGGGCACTGTCGCTTCCAGGTCATAAACAGCCACCTCCGCCCCGGCCTCCCGGCACCCTTCAGCCACCTTTTCCGCCATTCGCCGCGTGTTTCCGTAACTGCTGGCGTAAAAAACAAGGACGTACGGCTGCTCACCCTTTTCGGGAGCCTCACTCCACTGCCGGTAGGCCTCGAGGTAACGGGACACACCGGTCCTCAGGATCGGGCCGTGACTGGGAGCGATCATGTCGATGGGCAGGTCCTGTATGCTGTCGAGGGCCCGGTTGGCAAACTCCTTGAACGGACGGATGATGACATCGAAGTAGTACCGGCGGGCGTGGGAGAAATCGTCCACCAGGTCGTCGAACATCCGCTCGTCGGCAAAGTGGCTTCCCAGGAAATCGCAGGGGAACAGGATCTTCCTCTCCGGGATGTAGGTAAACATGGTGTCCGGCCAGTGCAGGAAGGGGGCCTGGATGAACTGGAGGGTCAGCCCTCCCAGGTCAATGGAATCGCCGTCGCCCACCGTACGGATCCCCGGGTCCCTGTTGAGGAGTCCCTTGATGAAGGCGGCCGCGTTCCGGGACGAAACCACGGTGGCCGAAGGGGCCTCGCCGAGAAGGTTACCCAGCGATCCGGAGTGATCGGGTTCCGTGTGGTTCATGACAATGTAATCGATCCGGGACGGTTCCACGAGGGTGCTGATCCCGCCGAGATAAGGGTCGAAGAATTTCGCCTTGACCGTTTCGATGACGGCGCACCCCTTTTCACCCTTCACGAGGTAGGAGTTGTAGGTGGTGCCGTGTTCCGCCTTCATGATGACGTCGAAGGTCCTCAATTCGGGGTCCAGTGCCCCGATCCAGTAGACCCCGGGAGCCAGTTTGACGGGACTCAAATCAGGCCTCCTCGAAGAAGCTCTTGTCGGCTCCGCACTCGGGGCAGACCCAGTCGTCAGGAACGTCGTTAAAATCGGTCCCGGCATCGATCCCCTCGTCGGGATCACCCTGGGCGGGATCGTAGATGTAACCGCATACCGTACAGCGATACTTGCTCATGGTCTTCCTCCTTTTCGCTTTTTTCAGGTAAGGGCCGAAGAATTTCCAGCCCTGTAACGAGAAACATTTTTGACTACCGGCAGCGGGGTGTCAAGCTTCAAACGGCGCCATGAAACAGGACGACGTTTGAAGCTCTATTCCTCACCTTCCACCTTCCACAAAGCCATCACTACGGGCATGGACAGCTTCAGGAAGACAACACTGAAAATCAGCCGCCCGATCACCACCCACCCCAGGCCGGCTCCCACGGCGGCGAATATAAGGGAGTCCTCGATAAGCGCGTGGCTCGTACCCAGAAAAATGTTGGTGGCAAGGATCTCCCTTCCTCCGATATCGGACTTTCTGGTTTCCTCGATAATGAGACCGGCCCCGTAAGCAAGCCCGAGAAGGAGCCCTACTGCAGCCACGAATGAGGTCCTCCGGTCCATGCCAAGCAGCTTCATGGGCGGCCCCAGCGCCCTGGTGATCCGGTCCAGGATACCGAACTCCCTGGCCGACTCAACAAGGATCATGAGGCTGACGATGATCACCACGATCTTGGCAAGGGAGAGAATGTTTCCGGCCAGGATGTCGGTCCAGCGGCCGCCGTCTGTCGGTAGCCCGGCCTGGACGAGAAGGCCCCCCTTCTCCGGCACAAGCCTGGAAAAGATGAGGCCGGCCAGGAGGGCGGCGGTGATCCTGGCGGGAAGGATGATCCTGGCCGGGGTCCCTGCCTTCCTCTGGACCGCGGTCTCCACGATAAGGTTGTGGGCAATGAGGACCATGACAGCCAGGACGGTCATCCCCCTGGCCGTCAGGGGTATGTTGACCGCGACGGCAATGGCGGCGTAGATGTTGACCATCCCGCCGGTGATGAGGACCAGGGCAGCCTCGCCAGGCAGTTTGAAAATGCCCATCAGGGGCTC belongs to bacterium and includes:
- a CDS encoding nucleoside recognition domain-containing protein — its product is MNRAVGAIRAGTLTGLSTSWTLLKVMVPTIILVQVLKVTGLLGLLASAAEPLMGIFKLPGEAALVLITGGMVNIYAAIAVAVNIPLTARGMTVLAVMVLIAHNLIVETAVQRKAGTPARIILPARITAALLAGLIFSRLVPEKGGLLVQAGLPTDGGRWTDILAGNILSLAKIVVIIVSLMILVESAREFGILDRITRALGPPMKLLGMDRRTSFVAAVGLLLGLAYGAGLIIEETRKSDIGGREILATNIFLGTSHALIEDSLIFAAVGAGLGWVVIGRLIFSVVFLKLSMPVVMALWKVEGEE
- a CDS encoding FprA family A-type flavoprotein, whose translation is MSPVKLAPGVYWIGALDPELRTFDVIMKAEHGTTYNSYLVKGEKGCAVIETVKAKFFDPYLGGISTLVEPSRIDYIVMNHTEPDHSGSLGNLLGEAPSATVVSSRNAAAFIKGLLNRDPGIRTVGDGDSIDLGGLTLQFIQAPFLHWPDTMFTYIPERKILFPCDFLGSHFADERMFDDLVDDFSHARRYYFDVIIRPFKEFANRALDSIQDLPIDMIAPSHGPILRTGVSRYLEAYRQWSEAPEKGEQPYVLVFYASSYGNTRRMAEKVAEGCREAGAEVAVYDLEATVPGSILDEVERADALAVGSLTINGDAVKPVWDLLTSLATIKVRGKLACAFGSFGWSGEAVGFMEDRLKALKFKIPVEGIKVQLVPTGKDLAQCRELGEKLVGSLPGRG
- a CDS encoding rubredoxin; protein product: MSKYRCTVCGYIYDPAQGDPDEGIDAGTDFNDVPDDWVCPECGADKSFFEEA